Proteins found in one Candidatus Nitrosopelagicus brevis genomic segment:
- a CDS encoding V0D/AC39 family V-type ATPase subunit, whose amino-acid sequence MGSGGSQKIFVTVKSYSKRGQLLKRPDLQTLAESRDLDELVTRIKNTKYIDAVNSVSKPYTAEKLEMALKTYLANQQYKIAKASGNAKILDAFFQKFIISNLKLILKGKILEKSQDEISTYFNMEAEELTKQRDTVVKALVSKDLEEAVSSLASSPFNSEIQKAVELYNETKNIQAFDIYFDKMYYQNVSKSLRSENDQDISHVFGMEIDFFNIMTVVRGKFWGLDDERIQDLSCAATLNIPNQVMDRMRAAESVKDALDELASTKYKDLVPETEDDVEAIAEFEHAFEMGYYKAINGAFSKMFNFATVIGISKLIGYEVRNIGSIAFGVEQKIPVETTMSKLIIKEAE is encoded by the coding sequence ATGGGCTCTGGAGGTTCTCAGAAAATTTTCGTTACTGTAAAATCTTATAGTAAGAGGGGTCAATTACTAAAAAGACCAGATCTCCAAACTTTAGCCGAATCTCGCGATTTAGACGAATTAGTTACCAGAATCAAAAATACAAAATATATCGATGCTGTTAACTCTGTGTCAAAACCATATACAGCCGAAAAGTTGGAAATGGCACTCAAGACATATCTTGCAAATCAACAATACAAGATTGCAAAGGCTTCTGGAAACGCAAAAATTCTAGATGCATTTTTCCAGAAATTTATTATTTCAAATCTAAAACTAATCCTAAAAGGAAAAATTCTTGAAAAATCTCAAGATGAAATTTCAACTTACTTTAACATGGAAGCTGAAGAATTGACAAAACAAAGAGATACTGTTGTGAAAGCACTAGTCTCAAAAGATTTGGAAGAGGCAGTATCATCATTAGCCTCATCACCATTTAATTCAGAAATTCAAAAAGCAGTTGAACTATACAATGAAACTAAAAACATTCAGGCATTTGATATCTACTTTGATAAGATGTATTATCAAAATGTATCAAAATCACTACGCAGTGAAAATGATCAGGACATATCTCATGTGTTTGGAATGGAAATTGACTTTTTCAATATCATGACCGTTGTTAGAGGAAAATTCTGGGGACTGGATGATGAAAGAATTCAGGATTTGAGCTGTGCTGCAACTCTAAACATTCCAAATCAAGTAATGGATAGAATGAGAGCAGCTGAAAGTGTCAAAGATGCATTAGATGAATTAGCATCAACAAAATACAAAGACTTGGTACCAGAAACAGAAGATGATGTTGAAGCAATTGCCGAATTTGAACATGCATTTGAGATGGGATATTACAAAGCAATTAACGGAGCATTTTCAAAGATGTTTAACTTTGCAACAGTTATAGGAATTTCAAAATTAATTGGATATGAGGTCAGAAACATTGGCTCAATTGCATTTGGCGTTGAACAAAAAATTCCAGTTGAAACTACAATGTCAAAATTAATCATTAAAGAAGCTGAATAG
- a CDS encoding tetratricopeptide repeat protein, whose amino-acid sequence MSEIESLLKSGQTALNLGNPKDALAFYEKVLEQDPTNLQALFKKGNIFGKFGKYEDAIICYDGVLSQEKEDILSLLNKGLCFHKIEQYVPAIECFDIVLKIKPDSKTGMYNMASSLIKSGKLKEGLQVLSQLIELDASYKEQAKCDIDFIDIKHLNEFKEVTV is encoded by the coding sequence ATGTCTGAAATAGAATCATTACTAAAAAGTGGACAAACTGCACTAAATTTGGGTAATCCAAAAGACGCACTAGCATTTTATGAAAAGGTTCTTGAACAAGATCCAACTAATCTTCAGGCGTTATTCAAAAAAGGTAACATATTTGGAAAATTTGGAAAATATGAAGATGCCATCATTTGTTATGATGGTGTTCTCTCACAAGAAAAAGAAGACATCTTGTCATTACTGAACAAAGGATTATGTTTTCACAAAATTGAGCAGTATGTTCCAGCCATAGAATGTTTTGATATAGTTTTGAAGATAAAACCTGACAGTAAAACTGGGATGTACAATATGGCATCATCTTTAATCAAATCAGGAAAACTCAAGGAAGGATTGCAAGTTTTATCTCAATTAATTGAATTAGATGCCTCATACAAAGAGCAGGCAAAATGTGATATTGATTTTATTGATATCAAACATCTGAATGAATTCAAAGAAGTTACCGTCTAA
- the pyrH gene encoding UMP kinase — MKKKIVIKFSGKVFAMENVKLLKDYARFLVKISKTYQPIIVAGGGKIARHYITHARSSGADESTLDELGIEISRLNAKLLIYALKDKAYPHPPTTLREAKHAVDSGLIVIAGGLHPGQSTNGTAALIAEKVNAEQFLNATDVSGIYDSDPNKNKKAKLFKTIEMKSLKKLLIHEDSVAGGYDLMDIVALKIIERSKIRTRVIKSDIKTLEKAIKGGAAGTEIILGKK, encoded by the coding sequence ATGAAGAAAAAAATTGTAATCAAATTTTCAGGCAAAGTCTTCGCAATGGAGAATGTAAAACTCCTCAAAGATTATGCTAGATTTCTTGTAAAAATTAGCAAGACATACCAGCCAATCATAGTTGCTGGCGGCGGAAAAATTGCAAGACACTACATTACACATGCACGCTCATCTGGTGCTGATGAATCCACTTTGGATGAGCTTGGAATTGAGATATCGAGATTAAATGCAAAATTACTCATTTATGCACTAAAAGACAAGGCATACCCACATCCTCCAACCACTTTGCGAGAAGCAAAACATGCAGTAGATAGCGGATTAATTGTAATTGCTGGTGGATTACATCCAGGTCAATCAACAAATGGAACTGCTGCATTAATTGCTGAAAAAGTAAATGCTGAACAGTTCCTTAATGCAACAGATGTATCTGGAATTTACGACTCTGATCCTAACAAAAACAAAAAAGCAAAACTCTTCAAAACAATCGAGATGAAAAGCCTCAAAAAACTTCTAATTCATGAAGATTCCGTAGCCGGCGGTTATGATCTGATGGATATAGTTGCACTCAAAATTATAGAACGCTCAAAAATTAGAACCAGAGTGATAAAATCTGATATCAAAACTCTTGAAAAGGCAATCAAGGGTGGGGCAGCTGGAACTGAAATCATCTTAGGAAAAAAATAA
- a CDS encoding HD domain-containing protein → MKNQFLEITDPIHDFIRLNSTEQKIIDTSVFQRLRRIKQLSGAHLTYPGAQHTRFEHSLGVMHIAGMAGTSLASKKQMPGTDIDDIRLAALLHDIGHGPFSHLFEEVLQKKKRITHEQIGKEIILKSEIGDIISKTTDKKKINRLAVGEGSKQFENEIISGALSADMMDYLLRDGYFTGAEHAKIDHNRITNSFEVYKNKLALQSSALVNFETMMISRFQMFKAVYFHKTVRAGEVMLLEAMSLADDHLGLSSMNAQEYVKQTDDTILEKLTSLPETNSELKAAKKIANDYQDRKLFKCVFEKTISGKKTFGKNTLKQFRADIAKKSKLAENQIFIDTTTTHSMPLAPSKKESSSIILIKKEGGKITPQIIPISKIPLVSTMSGKMNILRAYTQQKNRNKVEIAAKSILGEL, encoded by the coding sequence ATGAAAAACCAATTTCTAGAAATTACAGATCCAATTCATGATTTTATTCGACTGAACAGTACTGAACAAAAAATTATTGATACATCTGTCTTTCAAAGATTGAGACGAATCAAACAATTGTCTGGTGCGCACTTGACATATCCTGGCGCACAACATACAAGATTTGAACACTCACTTGGTGTGATGCATATTGCAGGAATGGCAGGAACTTCACTTGCATCAAAAAAACAAATGCCTGGAACAGATATTGATGATATTAGATTAGCAGCATTACTGCATGACATTGGTCATGGACCATTTTCACATCTATTTGAAGAAGTGTTACAGAAAAAAAAGCGAATAACACATGAACAGATTGGAAAAGAAATTATCTTAAAATCTGAAATTGGTGATATCATCTCTAAAACTACTGATAAGAAAAAAATTAATCGTCTTGCAGTTGGAGAGGGAAGTAAACAGTTTGAAAATGAAATCATCTCTGGTGCGCTTTCTGCTGATATGATGGATTATCTGCTAAGAGATGGTTATTTCACAGGTGCTGAGCATGCAAAAATTGATCATAATCGAATAACAAACTCCTTTGAGGTTTACAAAAACAAGTTAGCACTCCAAAGTTCTGCTTTGGTAAACTTTGAAACAATGATGATTTCTCGTTTTCAGATGTTCAAGGCCGTATATTTCCACAAAACTGTGCGTGCAGGAGAGGTAATGTTGTTAGAGGCAATGAGTTTGGCCGATGATCATCTCGGATTGAGTTCAATGAATGCTCAAGAATATGTCAAACAAACAGATGATACCATTTTAGAAAAATTAACATCTCTTCCAGAAACTAATTCTGAATTAAAGGCAGCCAAAAAAATTGCCAATGACTATCAAGATAGAAAACTCTTCAAATGTGTATTTGAAAAAACAATTTCTGGCAAAAAGACATTTGGAAAAAATACACTAAAACAATTTCGAGCAGATATTGCTAAAAAATCAAAACTAGCAGAAAATCAAATTTTCATAGATACCACCACTACTCATTCGATGCCTCTTGCTCCATCCAAAAAAGAATCAAGCTCGATAATCCTAATCAAAAAAGAGGGAGGCAAAATCACTCCGCAGATAATCCCGATATCTAAAATCCCTCTTGTATCTACAATGTCTGGAAAAATGAATATTCTTAGAGCATATACTCAACAAAAGAATAGAAACAAAGTTGAAATTGCTGCAAAATCAATTCTTGGTGAACTGTAA
- the tmk gene encoding dTMP kinase has product MIITFEGGDQAGKKTQSAMLQRKLRSAKLKVKLFSFPDYTTPIGKEIDRYLHGKRKYPAQVIHCLLAANRWERANDVIKAHEKNSVVIMNRYRESNLVYGITNGLKLDWLEKLDEGLPKSDLVIVLDVPQKESFARKKQNRDKFEKNKEFSNKISQGYRKLAKKKGWKIVNASQSKNDVHSDVMKVVTKKMRL; this is encoded by the coding sequence TTGATTATAACATTTGAAGGTGGTGACCAGGCTGGAAAAAAGACCCAGTCTGCTATGCTGCAACGAAAACTCCGCTCTGCAAAATTAAAGGTAAAATTATTCTCATTTCCTGATTATACAACTCCTATTGGAAAAGAAATTGATAGATATCTACATGGAAAGAGAAAGTATCCTGCACAGGTAATCCATTGTCTTTTAGCTGCAAACAGATGGGAACGAGCTAATGATGTCATAAAAGCTCATGAGAAAAATTCTGTTGTTATAATGAATCGATATAGAGAATCTAATTTGGTATATGGAATAACAAACGGCCTCAAACTAGACTGGCTAGAGAAGTTAGATGAAGGATTACCAAAATCAGACCTTGTCATTGTTTTAGATGTGCCTCAAAAGGAATCATTTGCAAGAAAAAAACAAAATCGTGATAAATTTGAGAAAAATAAGGAATTTTCAAACAAAATTTCTCAAGGATATCGAAAATTGGCAAAAAAGAAGGGGTGGAAAATTGTCAATGCCTCTCAATCAAAAAATGATGTTCATAGTGACGTAATGAAGGTTGTAACAAAAAAGATGAGGCTATGA
- a CDS encoding ABC1 kinase family protein gives MVLGRTIYVFIKLLPSIMALRKDRVLWISDDKKDVDEERFKRHARRILNTCISLGPVYIKFGQWLSSRADILPEPYMKELSKLQDDVPAESFEKVRPVIEQDIGKIDEKFDSLETTALSGASLGQVYRGTRNGQQIIVKVKRPGIEKVVEKDLKVLMKIIPFAMKFVDPNLRFSIIPIMKQFVESMHEELDYTKESDNLKTIKKNMAPYNNVVIPEVHDDYSTKNILTMEYIPGIKVTDIQSLDEKGIDRQQLVIDVHKVFFTMLLKHSIFHADPHPGNISVKDDGTLILYDFGMIGRINDETRVKLVRLYLGLIEKNPPRTVTAMDELGMLAPDFNRQVIEKGIELSIKSMYGKKPDEMEVEQLMNMANKTMSKFPFKLPKHLALYLRMSTIIEGIYHTHKVDFKFIKVLGQILEEESLIKDAYVEEIKRSFSRFAKTIEDTLTIAPEIKKFMEDTKLMQQQSGKKNNAMLAGSIFAAAVFLGSAFMFQSNETVGVLGMIASGVIIGISALFRKK, from the coding sequence ATGGTTTTAGGAAGAACAATCTACGTTTTCATCAAATTATTGCCATCAATCATGGCATTAAGAAAAGATCGCGTCTTATGGATATCTGATGACAAAAAAGATGTAGATGAAGAACGATTCAAGCGTCATGCTAGACGTATTCTAAACACCTGCATCTCATTAGGTCCTGTTTACATAAAGTTTGGACAGTGGCTATCATCAAGAGCTGACATTTTACCTGAACCATACATGAAAGAATTATCAAAACTACAAGATGATGTTCCTGCTGAATCATTTGAAAAGGTCAGACCAGTTATAGAACAAGACATTGGAAAGATTGATGAAAAATTTGATTCTCTAGAAACTACTGCACTATCTGGAGCCTCTCTAGGTCAGGTTTACAGAGGAACTAGAAACGGTCAGCAGATTATAGTCAAGGTAAAGAGACCAGGAATTGAAAAGGTTGTTGAAAAAGATCTCAAGGTTCTAATGAAAATTATTCCATTTGCAATGAAGTTTGTAGATCCAAACTTGAGATTCTCAATAATTCCAATAATGAAACAGTTTGTAGAGTCAATGCACGAAGAATTGGACTATACAAAAGAGTCCGACAACCTCAAAACCATAAAGAAAAACATGGCACCATACAACAATGTAGTCATTCCAGAAGTCCATGATGATTATTCCACAAAAAATATCCTAACAATGGAGTATATTCCAGGAATAAAGGTAACAGACATCCAGTCTTTAGATGAAAAGGGAATAGACAGACAACAACTGGTAATTGATGTTCACAAGGTTTTCTTTACAATGCTTCTCAAGCATTCCATCTTCCATGCTGACCCACATCCAGGAAACATCTCTGTAAAAGACGATGGTACGCTCATTTTGTATGACTTTGGAATGATTGGTCGTATCAATGATGAAACTCGAGTAAAGCTAGTCAGATTATACCTAGGATTGATAGAGAAAAATCCACCAAGAACAGTCACAGCAATGGATGAGCTAGGAATGTTAGCACCTGACTTTAATCGCCAGGTAATTGAAAAGGGAATCGAGTTATCAATCAAGTCAATGTATGGAAAGAAACCTGATGAGATGGAAGTTGAGCAGTTAATGAACATGGCAAACAAAACAATGTCAAAATTTCCATTCAAGTTACCAAAACATTTAGCTCTATACTTGAGAATGTCTACAATTATTGAAGGCATATACCATACACACAAAGTTGATTTCAAGTTCATCAAGGTGTTAGGACAAATTTTAGAAGAAGAGTCTTTAATCAAAGATGCATACGTTGAAGAAATTAAAAGATCATTTTCACGTTTTGCAAAAACAATTGAAGATACATTAACGATTGCACCTGAGATAAAAAAATTCATGGAAGACACAAAACTAATGCAGCAACAATCTGGCAAAAAGAACAATGCAATGTTGGCTGGAAGTATTTTTGCAGCAGCGGTCTTTCTTGGTTCTGCATTTATGTTCCAATCGAATGAAACCGTTGGAGTGCTAGGAATGATCGCATCTGGCGTTATAATTGGAATTTCTGCTCTATTTAGGAAGAAATAA
- a CDS encoding ComF family protein — protein sequence MNNLSENEWKIKSQGDHYELFQYDKRFKDFLSSGIYNITVNLNICEICGLDKRSNLDKICHRKNNHERLKFTDGVFQIGYYYNRHVLDKKPKNDQLTTHIQNLKDRIEFAEPLAMVAIDIIKNNHNSLLEADFIIPVPSFSKDNLQNVNAYAFANEIHRILQNEGHETKLLDCIKKTKKIKIQKLTTEEEISEAVNDLFAVDEETNLTGKKILLVDDNLTSGNTAGKCAELLKNNGAEIVWVFVAGRTI from the coding sequence ATGAATAATTTATCTGAAAATGAATGGAAAATAAAATCCCAAGGAGATCATTATGAATTATTTCAATATGACAAAAGATTCAAAGATTTTTTGTCATCTGGGATCTATAATATCACTGTAAATCTGAATATTTGTGAAATATGTGGTTTAGATAAAAGATCAAATCTTGATAAAATCTGTCACAGAAAAAACAATCATGAAAGATTAAAGTTTACAGATGGAGTTTTTCAAATTGGGTATTATTACAATAGACATGTACTTGATAAAAAGCCAAAAAATGATCAACTTACAACTCATATCCAAAATCTAAAAGATAGAATTGAATTTGCAGAACCTTTGGCTATGGTGGCTATAGATATTATCAAAAATAACCATAATTCGTTATTGGAAGCAGATTTTATAATTCCTGTACCTAGTTTTTCAAAAGATAATTTACAAAATGTAAATGCATATGCATTTGCTAATGAGATTCATAGAATTCTCCAAAATGAAGGACATGAAACTAAATTACTTGATTGTATCAAAAAAACAAAAAAGATTAAAATTCAAAAATTAACCACAGAAGAAGAAATCTCTGAGGCAGTTAATGATCTCTTTGCAGTAGATGAAGAAACTAATCTAACCGGGAAGAAAATTCTCCTAGTTGATGATAATCTTACGTCTGGAAATACAGCAGGCAAATGTGCTGAACTTTTAAAAAATAATGGTGCAGAAATTGTTTGGGTCTTTGTTGCAGGTAGGACTATCTGA
- a CDS encoding DEAD/DEAH box helicase: MSNSQSPTDVVQANITSLIDHQKMDSSTSETQYLDNLTSEFLRSMVLDGQLDIDEKGLRRASICGLLVPQEYNERCLQNWGMKNKSFPFHQQVQFLIKSTKENKIETNFSFLRPILKNVKKMEEVEINYQKSGKGLVTENRLNSTQSISISGKEHKQGIEDVQNFSFTGNESIESLLSKEKLIPIEIPKIENETFYDEDDKEQTKRNDSTKKAIEIKAKKLGGELRISAREIGIDGFYEITIRIENNSKMNLTAPKPGKIPSTPYPSTVLPFAFFGTQLIVKANDGKLLIDDGNNEVNSAELKLAIKQCSSLNTIPKISSLGNELFANPIGIIDHARITPVKSDSNFDFMLDSEENLLHSLTMLDDAEIESLKNGKISILLEIFRAIKDANPNFNELYKFQFEAIQKFIKKLLNKESSPFIVRAPTDSGKSLVFYVCSVIHKTFNELDGTSTLITFPTKALNAAQFNDMVRYFYHLNKRGIEISIGYYTGQYSDGDIDPNAILRPASVSGEEPLNLIRKCPKCKEKKIIVEKINDFRLIPKCASCDEKFEFVFVTSSEVEWYCPSVVVGTPDKFWFSLTTSSWSHTMFGVSSKRCPKCNLVQPLILKNQNDEIHKCKNCQTDMDNKTKFHSNPSLIVFDEVHTLSGTSGNLFGHFLSLLKVTNEKYGITNAIQHLGATATIANQDELITNLTGWKTNEETIFPKEENFWAEYFTKSQQEIRHRFVIVEPIIASTLDSVERMTLSGFEAIKNIVKPDPSMEKFYKIQTIYVRRKFDGISIYQSLPNRAYDDGYPIDPNNIKFGSGRNTRKELFDLLSQVEKNELDVLITTSVLGQGVDFPNINIMHFFGVPNSFVELAQVAGRTARGNVPSLIFIHIRPDIPRDNLIYQNLEKTLGNLEKWYEPMPINVMNSYAIDLSLPNVTLATILSQQVNDSTVMNSSKAFEAFDKMIESGEFEKDLTKIYKKDWVKDEGWKEILNQLQVQAYMKVKQASSPSDFTSKRFHDEKMLTSTLHESDDRVKVKPKIQYSILNSLRSFRGKQDD; encoded by the coding sequence ATGTCTAATTCACAATCTCCTACTGATGTCGTACAGGCAAATATTACATCTTTAATTGATCATCAAAAAATGGACTCTAGTACGTCTGAGACTCAATACCTGGATAATCTTACAAGTGAATTTTTACGATCAATGGTTCTAGATGGGCAATTGGATATTGATGAAAAAGGATTAAGACGAGCATCAATTTGTGGTCTACTTGTTCCACAAGAATACAATGAAAGATGTTTACAGAATTGGGGAATGAAAAATAAATCATTTCCTTTCCATCAGCAAGTACAATTTTTGATTAAATCTACAAAAGAAAATAAAATTGAGACAAATTTTTCATTTCTACGTCCTATTCTAAAAAATGTAAAAAAGATGGAAGAAGTAGAAATTAATTATCAAAAATCTGGAAAAGGATTAGTTACCGAGAATAGATTAAACTCCACACAATCAATTAGTATTTCTGGTAAAGAACATAAACAAGGAATTGAAGATGTACAAAATTTTTCATTTACTGGTAATGAATCAATTGAAAGCTTACTTTCAAAAGAAAAATTAATTCCAATTGAAATACCAAAAATTGAAAATGAGACATTTTATGATGAAGATGATAAAGAACAAACAAAACGAAATGATAGTACAAAAAAAGCAATTGAGATAAAAGCAAAGAAACTTGGAGGAGAATTACGAATTTCTGCTAGAGAAATTGGAATAGATGGATTTTATGAAATTACAATTAGAATAGAAAATAATTCAAAAATGAATCTAACCGCACCTAAACCAGGAAAAATACCCTCAACACCTTATCCAAGTACTGTTCTTCCTTTTGCTTTTTTTGGAACTCAGTTGATTGTTAAGGCAAATGATGGAAAATTACTCATAGATGATGGTAATAATGAAGTAAATTCCGCCGAATTGAAACTTGCAATCAAACAATGTTCTTCACTTAACACAATACCAAAAATATCATCATTAGGAAATGAATTATTTGCTAACCCTATTGGAATAATTGATCATGCAAGAATTACGCCTGTAAAATCAGACAGTAATTTTGATTTTATGCTGGATTCTGAAGAAAATCTTTTACATAGTTTAACTATGTTAGATGATGCTGAGATTGAGTCTCTTAAGAATGGAAAAATTTCTATACTTTTAGAAATATTTCGTGCAATTAAGGATGCAAACCCGAATTTTAATGAATTATACAAATTTCAATTTGAGGCTATACAGAAATTTATTAAAAAATTATTGAATAAAGAATCCTCTCCATTTATTGTTAGAGCACCAACTGATTCTGGAAAATCATTAGTTTTCTATGTTTGTTCAGTGATTCATAAAACTTTCAATGAATTAGATGGTACTTCAACACTAATCACATTTCCAACAAAGGCACTAAATGCAGCACAATTCAATGATATGGTTAGATATTTCTATCATTTGAATAAACGAGGAATTGAAATATCAATTGGTTACTATACTGGTCAATATAGTGATGGTGACATTGATCCAAATGCTATTTTACGACCTGCATCAGTTTCAGGAGAAGAACCTCTTAATCTGATAAGAAAATGCCCAAAATGTAAAGAGAAAAAAATTATTGTTGAAAAAATTAATGATTTCAGGTTAATTCCAAAATGTGCTTCTTGTGATGAAAAATTTGAATTTGTTTTTGTCACTAGTAGTGAAGTTGAATGGTATTGTCCAAGTGTTGTAGTTGGAACACCAGATAAATTTTGGTTCTCATTAACAACTAGTTCATGGTCTCATACCATGTTTGGTGTATCATCTAAGAGATGTCCAAAATGTAATCTTGTTCAACCATTAATTTTAAAGAATCAAAATGACGAAATTCACAAATGTAAAAACTGTCAAACTGATATGGACAATAAAACAAAATTCCATTCAAATCCATCTTTGATTGTTTTTGATGAGGTTCATACTCTTTCAGGCACATCTGGAAATCTCTTCGGTCATTTTCTTTCATTACTAAAAGTTACAAATGAAAAATATGGTATTACAAATGCTATTCAGCATTTAGGAGCCACTGCAACTATTGCAAATCAGGATGAATTAATTACAAATCTTACTGGTTGGAAAACAAATGAAGAAACAATTTTTCCTAAAGAAGAAAATTTCTGGGCAGAATATTTTACTAAAAGCCAACAAGAAATTAGGCATAGATTTGTAATTGTTGAACCAATAATTGCAAGTACTCTTGATTCCGTAGAACGAATGACATTATCGGGATTTGAAGCGATAAAAAATATAGTCAAACCAGATCCTTCTATGGAAAAGTTCTACAAAATACAGACAATCTATGTACGAAGAAAATTTGATGGAATTTCTATCTATCAAAGTTTACCTAATAGAGCATATGATGATGGATATCCAATTGATCCAAATAATATAAAATTTGGTTCAGGACGAAATACAAGAAAAGAACTTTTTGATTTACTATCACAGGTAGAAAAAAATGAACTTGATGTTTTGATTACAACAAGTGTTCTTGGTCAAGGTGTTGATTTTCCAAATATTAACATCATGCATTTTTTTGGTGTTCCTAATAGTTTTGTAGAGCTTGCTCAAGTAGCAGGAAGAACTGCTAGGGGAAACGTTCCTAGTCTAATATTTATCCACATACGTCCAGATATCCCACGTGATAATCTAATTTATCAAAATTTGGAAAAAACATTAGGTAATTTAGAAAAATGGTATGAACCAATGCCAATTAATGTAATGAATTCTTATGCGATTGATTTGTCATTACCAAATGTAACATTAGCTACAATTTTGAGTCAACAAGTAAATGATTCAACTGTAATGAATTCTTCAAAAGCTTTTGAAGCATTTGATAAAATGATTGAATCTGGAGAATTTGAAAAAGATCTAACAAAAATCTACAAAAAAGATTGGGTTAAAGATGAAGGCTGGAAAGAAATTCTAAATCAATTACAAGTTCAAGCATATATGAAAGTTAAACAAGCATCATCTCCAAGTGACTTTACATCAAAACGTTTTCATGATGAAAAAATGCTTACTTCGACTTTACATGAATCTGATGATAGAGTAAAAGTAAAACCAAAAATACAATATAGTATTTTAAATTCACTTCGAAGTTTTAGAGGTAAACAAGATGACTGA
- a CDS encoding PD-(D/E)XK nuclease family protein: MVSRKFTHTSIPQGVEYTEPTVQNIHGSRMYSNGTGVYHSISFILKVLATDHDSLDRWRKRVGEDIAKKTLHDAIQRGNLFHKICESYLKNECTCQFENNLLVYSMFQNVKSELNKIDNIMAMEFPMISEKYGFAGKLDVLAEYNGVLSIIDFKSSRTKKKEVYCKKWFLQEAAYSLLVEDVLGKPVGQLVTISAAEDGTVEVFVKHRDEFLDEINFILDEFRKVHPECEVCK, encoded by the coding sequence ATGGTCAGTAGAAAATTCACCCACACTTCGATCCCTCAAGGAGTGGAGTACACAGAACCAACTGTACAAAATATTCATGGGAGTAGAATGTACAGTAATGGAACTGGAGTATACCACTCCATTTCTTTTATTTTGAAAGTATTGGCTACTGATCATGATTCATTAGATAGATGGAGGAAAAGAGTTGGTGAAGATATAGCAAAGAAGACATTACATGATGCAATACAAAGAGGTAATTTATTTCATAAAATATGTGAATCTTATTTAAAAAACGAATGTACATGTCAATTTGAAAACAATCTTCTAGTTTACTCAATGTTCCAAAATGTCAAATCAGAATTAAATAAAATTGATAATATTATGGCCATGGAGTTTCCAATGATTTCTGAGAAATATGGTTTTGCTGGAAAATTAGATGTATTGGCTGAATATAATGGTGTTTTATCTATAATAGATTTCAAGTCTTCTAGAACAAAGAAGAAAGAAGTTTATTGCAAAAAGTGGTTTTTACAAGAAGCTGCTTACTCACTTTTAGTTGAAGATGTTCTTGGTAAACCTGTTGGACAACTAGTTACCATATCTGCAGCAGAAGATGGAACTGTTGAAGTTTTTGTTAAACACAGAGATGAATTTCTTGATGAAATAAATTTCATTTTGGATGAATTTAGAAAAGTTCATCCTGAATGTGAGGTGTGTAAGTAA